A single genomic interval of Clostridia bacterium harbors:
- a CDS encoding sodium:solute symporter family protein, with product MGNIGFLLFVIAYLLILTVMGIFISKKEIKNSDDFVVAGRNLPLIVLVGTLLATWVGGGTVTGAANFIYTYGPLTGILYFIGAPVGIIILYFMAGRVRKLTKYTIPEILEMRYGSLARTLAAIAIVLAYVGIVSYQFKGGGYVINLTTGLDLNVATLISAVFIIFFAVSGGMVTVAYSDFISALLIVGGMGLGIPFLLSKAGGWSSLFSQIPAEKMTWTGGMSTIQLLGYIFPLIFLILGDQNMYQRFASAKDEETASKSNIGFFIGEIVVIFLSVVFVSAAIVFYPSLEHADTAMLQVAMGSVPFAVGGIILAAAVAFMITTGDSYLLSAATNVTYDLWLKFFKPDASEQEKLKFTRITIVVLGALAYILGNFFPTILQMQMYSYTMYGAAITPAVLAAILWKRATKYGGLFSIIIGGLTTLIWEIPLARPWGLNSILIAAPLSILTLIIVSLLTPKPDPEVIEEIFS from the coding sequence ATGGGGAATATTGGATTTTTACTATTTGTAATTGCATATCTCTTAATCCTTACTGTCATGGGAATTTTCATTAGTAAGAAAGAGATCAAGAACAGTGATGATTTTGTAGTAGCAGGAAGAAATCTGCCCCTTATCGTGTTGGTAGGTACTTTGCTTGCTACATGGGTAGGAGGTGGAACGGTAACAGGTGCAGCTAACTTTATCTATACATATGGGCCGTTGACGGGTATATTATATTTTATCGGCGCTCCTGTAGGTATCATTATACTTTATTTTATGGCCGGTAGGGTTAGAAAATTAACTAAATATACTATACCTGAAATTTTGGAGATGAGGTATGGTTCATTAGCTAGGACATTAGCAGCCATTGCTATAGTTTTGGCATATGTTGGGATTGTATCTTATCAGTTTAAGGGCGGCGGATATGTTATTAATTTGACCACAGGGCTAGATCTTAATGTGGCTACATTGATATCAGCGGTTTTTATAATATTTTTTGCAGTGAGTGGTGGAATGGTAACTGTTGCATATTCTGATTTTATAAGTGCTCTTTTAATTGTAGGTGGTATGGGACTAGGGATTCCTTTTCTGCTCTCTAAGGCAGGAGGGTGGAGCAGCTTATTTTCTCAGATACCTGCTGAAAAGATGACCTGGACAGGCGGCATGTCTACCATCCAGTTGCTGGGATATATTTTTCCGCTCATATTTCTGATACTGGGAGATCAAAATATGTACCAGAGATTTGCATCGGCGAAAGATGAAGAGACAGCCAGCAAATCAAATATAGGTTTTTTTATCGGTGAGATAGTTGTGATATTTTTATCTGTAGTATTTGTATCAGCTGCTATCGTATTTTATCCTTCGTTAGAACATGCAGATACTGCAATGCTGCAAGTAGCTATGGGAAGTGTCCCTTTTGCTGTAGGTGGGATAATATTAGCTGCGGCAGTGGCTTTTATGATCACTACCGGAGATTCTTATCTGCTTTCCGCTGCTACAAATGTTACCTATGACTTATGGCTTAAATTTTTTAAGCCTGATGCTAGCGAACAGGAGAAATTAAAATTTACAAGGATAACTATAGTTGTTCTTGGGGCATTGGCATATATTTTAGGGAATTTCTTTCCTACAATACTTCAGATGCAGATGTATTCTTATACGATGTATGGGGCAGCTATAACTCCTGCTGTTCTTGCAGCAATACTCTGGAAGAGGGCTACTAAGTATGGAGGATTGTTTTCCATAATAATTGGAGGATTGACTACATTGATATGGGAAATACCTTTAGCCAGGCCATGGGGCTTAAACAGCATATTGATAGCTGCACCATTGTCAATATTGACTTTGATAATAGTAAGTCTTTTGACCCCTAAGCCTGATCCTGAAGTGATAGAAGAGATATTTTCATAA